Proteins encoded in a region of the Chelonoidis abingdonii isolate Lonesome George chromosome 2, CheloAbing_2.0, whole genome shotgun sequence genome:
- the LOC142046376 gene encoding uncharacterized protein LOC142046376 isoform X1: MELPTVHKCLQLNNENEQLLKKLKRLHRKNQQLENDLAQIQEKLHLDQLMRDYVTSRDVQVQTESHLWHKGSGSQNKEMKVASESARILQMYNNLQKRYDREIKINQEQSESIKNLTIKIHELEHQLQGQKQRIQQLECRKVSQKDNTVSGVRTPTAEREVTFSHRCICKKKRACSCKYLELLLLEIQKLKKKNEKLSRERRMQRNELPGLDKEFFDEIEDLKYALQESVKLNNQYEKCLKHISSTYGFAFATPFATRNSRII; this comes from the exons ATGGAGCTGCCCACCGTCCACAAGTGTCTCCAA CTCAATAATGAAAACGAACAGCTACTTAAGAAGTTGAAAAGGCTGCATAGAAAAAATCAACAGCTAGAAAATGATTTGGCTCAGATCCAGGAGAAACTGCATCTGGATCAGTTAATGCGTGACTATGTCACAAGCAGAGA TGTTCAGGTTCAAACAGAATCCCACTTATGGCACAAGGGAAGTGGCAGTCAGAACAAGGAAATGAAAGTAGCAAGCGAAAGTGCCAG AATACTTCAGATGTATAATAACCTGCAGAAACGTTATGACAGAGAAATCAAAATAAACCAGGAACAAAGTGAATCAATTAAAAATCTCACT attAAAATTCATGAGCTAGAGCATCAACTTCAAGGACAAAAGCAAAGAATTCAGCAGCTGGAATGTAGAAAGGTCTCCCAGAAGGACAATACTGTTTCTGGAGTAAGGACTCCAACGGCAGAGAGAGAAGTAACATTTTCTCATAGATGCATATGTAAAAAGAAGAGAGCCTGTTCTTGCAAATATTTAG AGCTATTGCTGCTTGAAATTCaaaagctgaagaaaaaaaatgagaagcTCTCTAGAGAAAGGAGAATGCAAAGAAATGAATTACCTGGATTAGACAAG gaATTTTTCGACGAGATAGAAGATTTAAAGTATGCTCTGCAAGAATCAGTAAAACTGAATAATCAGTATGAAAAGTGCTTGAAACACATAAGTTCAACATATGGATTTGCTTTTGCCACACCTTTTGCAACTAGAAATAGTCGTATAATTTAA
- the LOC142046376 gene encoding uncharacterized protein LOC142046376 isoform X2 — MRDYVTSRDVQVQTESHLWHKGSGSQNKEMKVASESARILQMYNNLQKRYDREIKINQEQSESIKNLTIKIHELEHQLQGQKQRIQQLECRKVSQKDNTVSGVRTPTAEREVTFSHRCICKKKRACSCKYLELLLLEIQKLKKKNEKLSRERRMQRNELPGLDKEFFDEIEDLKYALQESVKLNNQYEKCLKHISSTYGFAFATPFATRNSRII; from the exons ATGCGTGACTATGTCACAAGCAGAGA TGTTCAGGTTCAAACAGAATCCCACTTATGGCACAAGGGAAGTGGCAGTCAGAACAAGGAAATGAAAGTAGCAAGCGAAAGTGCCAG AATACTTCAGATGTATAATAACCTGCAGAAACGTTATGACAGAGAAATCAAAATAAACCAGGAACAAAGTGAATCAATTAAAAATCTCACT attAAAATTCATGAGCTAGAGCATCAACTTCAAGGACAAAAGCAAAGAATTCAGCAGCTGGAATGTAGAAAGGTCTCCCAGAAGGACAATACTGTTTCTGGAGTAAGGACTCCAACGGCAGAGAGAGAAGTAACATTTTCTCATAGATGCATATGTAAAAAGAAGAGAGCCTGTTCTTGCAAATATTTAG AGCTATTGCTGCTTGAAATTCaaaagctgaagaaaaaaaatgagaagcTCTCTAGAGAAAGGAGAATGCAAAGAAATGAATTACCTGGATTAGACAAG gaATTTTTCGACGAGATAGAAGATTTAAAGTATGCTCTGCAAGAATCAGTAAAACTGAATAATCAGTATGAAAAGTGCTTGAAACACATAAGTTCAACATATGGATTTGCTTTTGCCACACCTTTTGCAACTAGAAATAGTCGTATAATTTAA